Genomic DNA from Mesorhizobium sp. 131-2-1:
CGGTAACGAGCCTCGACGGTGGAACGCGCTGCAAAACGTGCAGTGGGACATTTCCCACCTTTTGCCGCGTCTCGTAAGCCTGCAGAGATGCTCCTTTGCTCAGTCGAAGGCCGCTTAAGCAATGTCATATGCGGTCAAGGAAATTTTCTACACCCTTCAAGGTGAAGGACGAAAAGCCGGGCGGGCCGCCGTATTTTGTCGTTTCGCCGGCTGTAACCTTTGGTCGGGACGTGAAGACGACCGGGCAAAAGCATTCTGCGGATTCTGCGACACCGATTTCGTTGGGGTAGATGGCCCCGGTGGCGGACATTTTGACACCGCACGGCAGCTTGCGTTGGCGATCGAACAAGCCTGGCGCGGGTCGGGAACTGGGCAGCGTCTCGTCGTGCTCACCGGAGGAGAACCCCTCCTCCAGATCGATGAAGAACTCCTGGAAGCGCTGCATTCCTTGGCGTTTGAAATTGCCGTGGAGACCAACGGGACCATTCCCACACCCGCCGGCATCGACTGGCTGTGCGTCAGTCCGAAATGCAATGCTCGCCTCGTGGTCATGGCAGGGGACGAGCTAAAGCTTGTATA
This window encodes:
- the queE gene encoding 7-carboxy-7-deazaguanine synthase is translated as MSYAVKEIFYTLQGEGRKAGRAAVFCRFAGCNLWSGREDDRAKAFCGFCDTDFVGVDGPGGGHFDTARQLALAIEQAWRGSGTGQRLVVLTGGEPLLQIDEELLEALHSLAFEIAVETNGTIPTPAGIDWLCVSPKCNARLVVMAGDELKLVYPQIGAEPEHFEVLAFEHLLLQPMDGPEREANTAAAVAYCLANPRWRLSLQTHKFLGIP